The DNA sequence ATGTTCAATATGACGGCTGCTAACACCAGCTCTGCTGCTTTCAAGCCTCTTTTGCCGCCTACAATGGACAAAATCATCAACATACTTTTAATAGTCCTCTTATTCATCACCATGGTCTCGCTGGGATGCACCATGGAGGTGTCCAAGATCAAGGTAACTTCAGCCTCATTCTGTCCGTACatatttatcagtttaatataTGTGTTCATGAAggatttttggactttttgtgaTCATTTCTACACCGAAACATCTTTTCGTTTCTTTCCAGCGTCACATAGTGAAACCTAAGGGAGTGGTGATAGCAGTGTTGGCCCAGTATGGTATCATGCCTCTCACAGCGTTCTGCTTAGCTAAGGTTTGTATTGCTGCTATTACTACACAGGGAGCACATAATACCTGCTGCAGTCTAAAAATCCCATTACACTAAATATATTAATACAATCtatacattttctctctgttaaatgataaatggactgcacttttTTACCTTAATAAAGAAAGCACTTCACcatttgcctctcattcacacactcatacaacaAGCCCTTATTGTTAGACACAGCTggaaactgttgttttttagcAGAACTTCTCTCGTTCCACTCAGTGATGATTAAAGAGCAGTAAAATAagatgataataaaacaagacaaaaacaggaaccattcaagaaaaaaaagttataatcAGCTAAGTGATTAATACAGAAAGAACATTCATGTATAAGATTGAAAGTTCATGTCTGCAGTCTCAGCATAAGGTAGATTGTGTGATGCGATTGAAAGCTATGGAAAAAACACGAGATGGATCTTGTGGTGAGACTGTTGTGTTCAAGATTCTCGCAGATTTCCAAAAGCCAAAGTCAAGAACATGACATGTAAATGATTATTTTAGTGTGATTTATTATTCATCTGTCGGGTTTTATGTCTTCACACGGTGTCCTCTACTTGACCTCAGCCCTTCTTGTGCATTGtgtgttcttttattttcatttatattttataaaccgTAGCCTGCATCAGAGTGAGCactgctgtcatttttttttatcggTATTAGTACTTTGGTTATAAAGCTATTACATTTGGTGCTGCAGGCGTTCCAGCTGGCTGAAATGACTGCTGTGACGGTGTTGATCTGTGGATGCTGTCCAGGAGGGACCCTCTCCAACCTCCTGGCCCTGGCTCTGCAGGGGGACATGAACCTCAGGTACACACACAAGTATAAGTTACATTAAGAAGAAAAtgctatacaaaaaaaaaaaaagtggtgatTGAGGTTCATATAAACACATGATTGATGGTTTAGTTTAAAGTATCTTCTTGTGGTGGCAAATAAATGAACTTTAGGAAAACAAAAATCGTTCAGAGgcaaaactgtcaaaaaaagtATAAGATCTTTATTGAACTGACAATTGGCAAAGAGTTATGAAATACATACATCGTCAGGAAATACAGTGTCATTTATACATTAGaatgatatgatatgaacaCAACATCTCCTGATCCTTCCTACATCTCTCATTGGTCTTTCCTTGTTGTCACAGTTAACTCCCCATAACCACCACTATCACAGTAACATAATGAGTAGCTCACAGGTTTATTTACTTTGTCTGTTTATGCTTGACGGACTATTGATTTTGTCTAGCGGTTGTCTCCTACAAGGACTAATTCCACATCTGAGTCATGTTAGCTAAACAGTTTCAAAAACGAGAGAATATGAGCTTTAAAAGACATGTATAGAGTAATCAAATAAAGAACATATATCTAGTATATTAAGAATATGTGAGTATATATGTGcttaaagaatatatatatagtccATCAATAAACTACTTCTGTCCTTTTGAAATTTTCCCGCCACCATGCCAAAATCTCGCAGCCCGTGTTTGACAGCTGAATGTTTCACAACCTTCCCTCGGCAGACTGACCGCAGAGTTTACCCAGAGTCTCAGATTTGAGAATCTGATTCATCAGACTTTTGatctttgctgttttctttgcagACTGCAAAGAAACTGGATGACACATGACGATTAATGATTCTCTGAGCGATGATAGAAACGTATACCCTCTCACCCCCTAATCATATCCAGCTGTGGAGATAGTTTTAATTTATGTGTAGATGTTTTGAGATATCTACTTCTGACACTTCTGCTGCTGCGGCAAAACAAAAGAGGTGGATGAAGTTTAAATTTGTGCTGctcaaaacattgaaaaatggCAGTCCTTCTttctctggataatccacaaaTTTCACTATGAACTATTGTTAATAGAGCGACCTTCCACCAAAGAAATAGAcccaataataaacacaaaacagtatGACTGAAAACTTTTAGTGggaaaatatattattttggtgaactgaccctttacgGCACGTTTCCTGTCAACATAAGAGTTGAATAACCTGCTGGACATTACTCACCTGATCATAACACTATAATATGTTCATAAACAGGCGACACcagacaacaaacaacaagtCCTTCCTTCATCAAGGACCAGGTGTGTACATTATGGTGGCGTGTTGTTCCAGACATTCCTGCTCTATCTGATGTCTGAAGATCTTATCTGTCCTACAGCTATAGAGCCAGCTCTGATAGGACGGCTGGAGGCATTAATGGAAGCGCCAATGACTAAAACAGCAATGACTACTAAGTTAATTAATTAGACAATAATAGATTTTTGCATaattttttgtgtatgttttgacACTGAAAAATGATCAGTCACCTCATGttcacaaacaaagaaaaatataaatattgatatatttctCAGCAGATTTAAAAGCACAATCAAGATGACTTAACATTAAATCCGTTATTGGAGTGTAAGGGTCACTGTAGCACGTTGTTAAATAGCTCAGAGCAATAAACCATGTACCTGTAAGGGACTGTAAACCTTGAAACAACAGACTGACAGATAGTATAGTCTGAGAAAATACTCAACCTGTAATTAACAAGTCTGAAGCCTTTGCAGCCCCTGGAGGCGACAATGTTCATTACACCCACCGTTTCAAAGTGTTGCATGGAAATAACACAATAGCAATTTTGTGTGACCTCTGGATGATGGTGGGGAGTTCAATGAAGTGGATTCATTCTCTGAATACATTTCTGTGCGCAAATGGGAATTTTGGCCCAATGGTGGCATGAACAGTAAGGTCAAGTGAGTCGCCAAGAAAATTTAAATTAGGATTTCTGAACATCAACAGCAAATTTCATGAATATCTATCCAATGGCTGAGGTTCAAAGTTCAGCCTTAACTGTGAAAACAAcagctgagaaaacaatctcaccacaagctCTGTTTAGTagttgttctggagcttttttATCATATcgcatgatcttcatcagcagacagAGTTTGTCATGCAAATTGTAGATGTTTCAATTTCCATTAAGAACTTTTCACCCATGTTTGCTTGAATGTAGCTGAGTTTCAAAGTTCATTACTTTCAGTACTTTCCAATCTaatgtgtctgtatctgttgaTCTGGCTGGTGAGCTGCTGCATACAAACTGGGGATAAagggataaataaagttacttGAAAGCTCCAAATCAGCAACTAAACTGACCTTGTGTTGAGGCTGTTCTCTCATCTATTCAGGAGTTTTTGAGATTCCTCATTTCTAACCAAAGTGTTGCTCAAGGGGACGTTTTGAACTGattgatgaaaagtcagaggtcAACAAAAGAATCAGGGAATATCCATATCACATTCCTTGATAAGCAGATATTGAGACGACTAGTGCTCGATCAGCCTGTTTGGTCCCATCCACTGGTAGATTGAAATGACATGAATTCTGAGCCAGTATCAGGTGTTTTCCCGCCATCCTTGCCACCTTGTCGTTCTATCCTTTGACTCAAATTCAAGCCAGAATGTTTTGTTCCACCTCTGTCATTCCCCCTCAGCATTGTGATGACTTCCTGCTCCACGTTGTTGGCTCTGGGCATGATGCCGCTGCTGCTCTACCTCTACTGTCAGAGCTTTGCCAATGTGCAGAACGCTGTGCCCTATGTTGACATCATTATAGCACTGTTCACGATCCTCATACCCTGTGGTATCGGCATCCTCATCAACTACTACAGGCCACAGTACTCTAAGACCATCACAAAGGTTTGTGCATTAACAGCAGGGACAGAGGGTCAGATGATCACTGCAATGCTGAAACAATTGGTTAATTGATtggttgaaaaatgaaaattgatagacaacatttttgaccacttattttaataatttataaaatgtataaagcTGGATGGCTCTCAAATATGAAGAGTTTCTCTGtattatatcattgtaaattgagtAATattgggttttggactattgTTCAGACTTTGTGTACTtttgatgggcatttttcactttttttgtcatttttttgatattttatgggGTTAAAAAAAGcgtcaaataatgaaaaacagacagaatggTGAAAATCATTAAAGATGCAGCCCTACATCACTGAAATAacatcaaagtgtgtgtgtgtgtgtgtgtgtgagtgcaacGGCGTGGCTCAACTCAGCAGCTTTAGGAGGCTCCATCTTAATCACTTTAATCACTTTAAAAGGATAAGGCtagaattattttatatttttgttattgtctccAAAacccatgaaaagacaaaaaaacaaaagtcccAAGCCTATTGCTTCCTACTAAAGACATAAATCTAACAGATCACAAAtatgtagtttcatttttttttttttaaaggcataaTCATTTCCTTAAGAAGCTGGgcattgttgtttttaggaAATGTTACTCAGACATGagcaaattgtgtttttgttgggaactattttTAGCTGCGGATTAACATGCACTAGTGATTATTCACAGCAGGAGGACAGTGTAAGTGGAAATTACTCAAAATAAACTGTGGGAATGAAGGAACAAGTCACCCACCGCAACAATGTGGCgcattgatgtttttttttttttatacatttttggaCAATAAAGCTCAGTAGCAGAGGAATAGGCTCTATCAGGTTTTTGCTACACAGGcgatacttgttagtaggatcagtTCGTTGtcagttttggtcttttcatatAACAATCTATAGAATCAATACTCAATAGGCGGACTCTGGATCAAATAACAATTTAATCCAGAAAGGGAACAAATTTTCCCTGTAACCTGACTGGGTCTGTGTTTGCCCCAGTGAAGAGCAGTAGgctaacataaaaaaacactccaacaccaaacacatttgaaaaattccAAAACGtgaaaaacaaccacaaaactgaaacagctGGAGTCAGCACATCAAGCCTCGAGCAGAATAATagtaaaaatcaaacattttcattaatgaATACAGTGAAGAACTCACTAATGAACATTTACAAGTGGCAACAACAGAAGGAAGACACACCATGATAAAGAGATAACAAAAgatacatttattaaacaaattaagccaaattaaataatgaacaaaatatGGAGAGTGGAAATCAATGGTATCAGTAGTGTATGTGATGCATGAGTGgcgagtgagtgtgtgtgtgtgtgtgtgtgtgtgtgtgtgtgtgtgtgttggaagaTGCATCAAAGCAAAGTAAATAACTAAGGCAGCATAACTAAATGAAACCAGAACGGGCGCCTGAagggagaaacagaaaacagaaagcagCAAGCAgtcagaggagggagagagagagagagagagattgctgcagctgcagctcggACTTCAATAACCTGGCAACCCTGTAGGCCTTCAGGTGTCGCCAGTTGCCCAAACGAACACCTGCAGAGACGAAGCAGAGGGGTAAATCAGGGCCAAACACCAGGGGGTCATCACACCAGTGTTAGTGGCATCACGCCTTTTGTGTCCAAGTTTAAGGACGTGTCACCTCTGACATTAATAGAAATGCTGTTCATGCACAAAAGAGAGTTTTTGTATTGAAATATCATTATGTACTGGACATCTGATGTGGTGGAAACCTGTCAagtgtattgtattgtattgaatACCCCGTGATCTACAGTGTGATTTGTGTCCTGCCCTGCTGTTCTCAGGTCGGCCTCTCTATATCGATGATTTCTGCCACGGTGATCGGCATCTTTACCTGCACTGAAATCGGAGGCGCCATATTCACCGTGCTGAATCCTCCCGTCATCGCCATCGGTGCTCTCATGCCCTTCATAGGCTACACTTTCGGCTACATCATCTCCTCGCTCTTCAAACTCAACCAGTCGTAAGTCAGGAGGAGAGGTATTTGTGTGAAATTCAAGCCCTGATGGATATTATGGCAGGTAGCGTTAGTCATGTCTAACCATAAAGAATCATGAGCTTTTCTTTTATGTATCCATGACTTATGAATACGTGCCTCGCTCTCCCTCAGGGAACGGAGAACCGTTGCTATGGAAACAGGCTGTCAGAACACCCAGCTGTGCGCCACCATTCTGAAGATGGCCTTTACTCCAGCGACAATAGGCCCTCTGTTTCTTTTCCCCATCTTCTACCTGTCCTTCCAGCTGACGGAGGGGGTGCTGCTCGTCGTGCTGTTCAGATGTCACCAAAGGTTCACACGGAAAGAGAAAAGTAAGACTGACACCAGCTTTATAAAGAGTTCGTGGAATAAAGGAAAACAGA is a window from the Thunnus thynnus chromosome 18, fThuThy2.1, whole genome shotgun sequence genome containing:
- the slc10a1 gene encoding hepatic sodium/bile acid cotransporter, giving the protein MSSMTDRKESDNIQRLDICSESTEERKEEEPLTKQEAIMDDTADPFSDVDLWQNDSFMFNMTAANTSSAAFKPLLPPTMDKIINILLIVLLFITMVSLGCTMEVSKIKRHIVKPKGVVIAVLAQYGIMPLTAFCLAKAFQLAEMTAVTVLICGCCPGGTLSNLLALALQGDMNLSIVMTSCSTLLALGMMPLLLYLYCQSFANVQNAVPYVDIIIALFTILIPCGIGILINYYRPQYSKTITKVGLSISMISATVIGIFTCTEIGGAIFTVLNPPVIAIGALMPFIGYTFGYIISSLFKLNQSERRTVAMETGCQNTQLCATILKMAFTPATIGPLFLFPIFYLSFQLTEGVLLVVLFRCHQRFTRKEKNTYQPTTTEEELKSPTEASV